One part of the Edaphobacter acidisoli genome encodes these proteins:
- a CDS encoding glycine C-acetyltransferase: MVRMTEVKRTQLSHLTAQLDDLRQRGTYFKLRVLEDEQGPVCTYDGRRVINLASNNYLGLCDHPKLREAAISATENYGVGSGAVRTIAGTMRIHMELEEKIAAFKGVEACVVFQSGFAANAGTVSSILGKEDFIISDELNHASIIDGARLSRAKIKVFRHKDVAHAEELLKEVASEPGRKLLITDGVFSMDGDIGPVDRLCELADRYGAIMMVDDAHASGVLGRNGRGSVDHFGCTDRVDVQVGTLSKAIGALGGYVCGSRDLIDYLYHRARPFLFSTSHPPSVAATCIAAFELLEREPERIERLWGNARYFKEQLAAAGFDVGGRTTPASETPITPVIVGDGRRTMEFSRELFEAGVMATGIAFPTVPEGKARVRTIMTSEHTREQIDQALETLTTVARRMGIL, from the coding sequence ATGGTGCGCATGACCGAAGTCAAACGCACCCAACTCTCTCATCTTACTGCGCAGCTCGACGATTTGCGACAGCGCGGAACTTACTTCAAACTGCGCGTGCTCGAAGATGAACAGGGACCGGTGTGCACCTACGATGGCAGGCGCGTCATCAATCTGGCTTCGAACAACTACCTCGGCTTGTGCGACCATCCGAAGCTGCGCGAAGCGGCGATTTCCGCGACGGAGAACTACGGTGTTGGTTCGGGAGCGGTGCGGACGATTGCGGGAACGATGCGCATCCACATGGAGCTCGAGGAGAAGATCGCGGCGTTCAAGGGCGTCGAGGCTTGTGTGGTCTTCCAGTCGGGCTTCGCGGCGAATGCGGGCACGGTGTCGAGCATTCTGGGCAAGGAAGACTTCATCATCTCCGATGAGCTGAACCATGCGAGCATCATCGACGGCGCGCGGCTCTCCAGGGCGAAGATCAAGGTCTTTCGTCACAAGGATGTCGCTCACGCGGAGGAGTTGCTGAAGGAGGTTGCGAGTGAGCCGGGGAGGAAGTTGCTGATTACCGATGGGGTCTTCTCGATGGATGGGGACATCGGGCCGGTGGACAGGCTGTGCGAGCTGGCGGACCGGTACGGGGCGATCATGATGGTGGATGATGCGCACGCCTCGGGGGTGCTGGGGCGGAACGGGCGGGGGAGCGTGGACCACTTCGGGTGCACCGACCGGGTGGACGTGCAGGTGGGGACGCTGTCGAAGGCGATCGGCGCGCTGGGCGGGTATGTGTGCGGCTCGCGCGACCTGATCGACTACCTGTACCACCGGGCGCGGCCGTTCCTCTTCTCGACGTCGCACCCGCCGAGTGTCGCGGCGACGTGCATCGCGGCGTTCGAGCTGCTGGAGCGGGAGCCGGAGCGGATCGAGCGGCTGTGGGGGAATGCGCGGTACTTCAAGGAGCAGCTCGCGGCGGCGGGGTTCGACGTGGGCGGGAGGACGACCCCGGCGAGCGAGACGCCGATCACCCCGGTCATCGTGGGGGACGGGCGGAGGACGATGGAGTTCAGCCGGGAGTTGTTCGAGGCGGGGGTGATGGCGACGGGGATCGCCTTCCCGACGGTGCCGGAGGGGAAGGCGCGGGTGAGGACGATCATGACGAGCGAGCACACGCGGGAGCAGATCGACCAGGCGC